The Caulobacter sp. FWC26 genome contains a region encoding:
- a CDS encoding threonine/serine dehydratase: MTNARPPLAKTGDPSRLARMADDAREAERRLRARTPPSPLVHSRALSRVYGCEVFLKCEHLLPTGSFKFRGAFNKLSRLPPESRARGVIAASTGNHGLAVATAGREMRIPVTVHAPRLASRAKLDAMVDQGAEVVLHAGEPLVAEQAARAAATHEGRPYVSPYNDLEVIAGQGSLGVELAHQGERLDAVVVSVGGGGLLAGVGAALKAMRPETQLVGAWPVNAPSLLRAIEHGRAVSVEESPTLSDATAGGVEPGAVTIDLASDLAPLCVEVEEARIAAAMRRLAEHEHWMVEGAAGLALAGLEACADRFAGGSVAVVLCGRNITLERFLGAMSHPDL, from the coding sequence GTGACAAACGCCCGCCCGCCGTTGGCCAAGACCGGCGATCCATCTCGGCTGGCGAGGATGGCGGACGACGCGCGCGAGGCTGAACGTCGGCTGCGCGCCCGAACGCCGCCGAGTCCTCTCGTGCACAGCCGCGCCCTGTCGCGCGTCTATGGCTGCGAGGTTTTCCTCAAGTGCGAGCACCTGCTGCCGACGGGCTCGTTCAAGTTCCGGGGCGCGTTCAACAAGCTGTCACGCCTGCCCCCCGAGAGTCGAGCGCGGGGCGTGATCGCGGCGTCGACCGGCAATCACGGCCTGGCCGTGGCGACGGCGGGCCGGGAGATGCGGATTCCGGTGACGGTGCATGCGCCCAGGCTCGCCTCTCGCGCCAAGCTGGACGCCATGGTCGATCAAGGCGCCGAGGTCGTCCTGCACGCGGGCGAACCGCTGGTCGCCGAGCAGGCGGCCCGAGCGGCGGCCACGCACGAGGGCCGACCCTATGTTTCGCCCTACAACGATCTCGAGGTGATCGCGGGCCAGGGCTCGCTAGGGGTGGAGTTGGCCCATCAAGGCGAACGTCTCGACGCGGTGGTCGTGTCCGTGGGCGGCGGCGGTCTTCTCGCGGGGGTCGGGGCGGCCTTGAAGGCCATGCGGCCGGAGACTCAGCTGGTCGGCGCCTGGCCGGTCAACGCGCCCAGCCTGTTGCGAGCGATCGAGCACGGTCGGGCGGTCAGCGTCGAGGAGTCGCCCACCCTGTCTGACGCCACCGCAGGCGGCGTTGAGCCCGGCGCGGTGACCATAGATCTGGCGTCCGACTTAGCGCCCCTGTGCGTGGAGGTGGAGGAAGCCAGGATCGCCGCCGCCATGCGCCGACTGGCCGAACACGAGCATTGGATGGTGGAGGGGGCGGCGGGCCTGGCCCTGGCGGGACTGGAGGCCTGCGCGGACCGGTTCGCCGGCGGCAGCGTCGCGGTCGTGCTCTGCGGCCGGAACATCACTCTGGAGCGTTTTCTCGGCGCGATGAGCCACCCAGACTTATGA